DNA sequence from the Odontesthes bonariensis isolate fOdoBon6 chromosome 18, fOdoBon6.hap1, whole genome shotgun sequence genome:
tttgtagtatgtagtatgcagtatgcagcatgcagtatgtagtatgtagtatgcagtatgtagtatgcagtatgtagtatgtagtatgcactgtgcagtatgtagtttgtagtatgtagtatgcagtatgcagcatgcagtatgtagtatgtagtatgcagtatgtagtttgtagtatgcagtatgcagcatgcagtatgtagcatgtagtatgcagtatgtaatatgtagtatgcagcatgtagtatgcagtatgtagtatgcagcatgtagtatgtagtatgcagcatgtaaaatgtagtatgcagtatgtagtatgtagcatgtagtatgtagtatgtagtatgcagcatgtagtatgtagtatgcagcatgtagtatgtagtatgcagcatgtagtatgtagtatgtagcatgtagtatgtagtatgcagtatgcagtatgtagtatgtaatatgcagtatgtagtatgcagtatgtagtatgcagtatgtagtatgcagcatgtagtatgcagcatgtagtatgcagtatgcagtatgtagtatgcagtatgtagtatgtagtatgcagtatgtagtatgcagcatgtagtatgtagtatgcagcatgtagtatgtagtatgtagtatgcggcatgtagtatgtagtatgcggtatgtagtatgcggtatgtagtatgcggtatgtagtatgcagtatgcagcatgtaatatgtagtatgcagcatgtagtatgtagcatgtagtatgcagtatgtagtatgcagtatgcagtatgcagcatgcagtatgtagtttgtagtatgtagtatgtagcatgcagcatgtagtatgtagtatgcagtatgtagtatgcagtatgcagtatgtagtatgtagtatgcactgtgcagtatgtagtttgtagtatgtagtatgcagtatgcagtatgcagcatgcagtatgtagtatgtagtatgcagtatgtagcatgtagtatgcagtatgtagtatgcagtatgtagtttgtagtatgcagtatgtagtatgtagtatgcagcatgcagtatgtagcatgtagtttgcagtatgtaatatgtagtatgcagcatgtagtatgcagtatgtagtatgcagcatgtagtatgtagtatgcagcatgtaaaatgtagtatgcagtatgtagtatgcagtatgtagtatgcagtatgtagtatgtagcatgtagtatgtagtatgcagtatgtagtatgcagtatgtagtatgcagcatgtagtatgtagtatgcagcatgtagtatgtagtatgcagtatgtagcatgtagtatgtagtatgcagcatgtagtatgtagtatgtagtatgcagcatgtagtatgtagtatgcagtatgtagcatgtagtatgtagtatgcagtatgcagtatgtagtatgcagcatgtagtatgcagtatgcagtatgtagtatgcagtatgtagtatgcagcatgtagtatgcagcatgtagtatgtagtatgcagcatgtagtatgtagtatgcagcatgtagtatgtagtatgtagcatgtagtatgtagtatgtagtatgcagcatgtagtatgtagtatgtagtatgcagcatgtagtatgtagtatgcagtatgtagcatgtagtatgcagcatgtagtatgcagtatgcagtatgtagtatgcagtatgtagtatgcagtatgtagtatgcagcatgtagtatgtagtatgcagtatgcagcatgtagtatgtagtatgtagtatgcagcatgtagtatgtagtatgcggtatgtagtatgtagtatgcagtatgtagtatgtagtatgcagcatgtagtatgtagtatgcagtatgtagcatgtagtatgtagtatgcagtatgtagtatgcggtatgtagtatgtagtatgcagtatgtagtatgtagtatgcaatatgcagtatgtagtatgcagtatgtagtatgcggtatgtagtatgtagtatgcagtatgtagtatgtagtatgcaatatgcagtatgtagtatgcagtatgtagtatgtagtatgcagtatgtagtatgcggtatgtagtatgtagtatgcagtatgtagtatgtggtatgcagtatgcagtatgtagtatgcagtatgtaatatgcagtatgcagtatgcagtatgtagtatgtagtatgcagtatgtagtatgtagtatgcagtatgcagtatgtagtatgcaatatgcagtatgcagtatgtagtatgcaatatgcagtatgcagtatgtagtatgcagtatgcagtatgtagtatgcagtatgcagtatgtagtatgcagtatgcggtttcgaacacagccacagtatTTTTCTTGTTCACAGTTTCACTTTATGTGTCTCTAAGCAGAAACATTGAAATGAACTCTGACCTCACGTCGCCACCTGCTGGGACTCACCAGGTAGTACTTCCTGCTCTTGGGGGTGTACTCGGGGTCCCACTCCTCCTCGGGGGGGCGCACCGCAGGGTTTATATTGGGAGGGTTTCCGTTGCTGTTTCCAGGGTAATTCCCTCTGTTCCAGCCTCTTCCTCGGACTCTGGGGAACTGAAACCAAAAGCAGACGAGGACTTTCAGCCCGGAGACAAACTTCTGCATCAACATGCTCCAAAGCCAGAGTGGGACAGGACACGGGGACAGGGGGGCGTGTCCCCTGACTGCCGCCTTACCTCCATATAAAGCACGGAATAAGTGACATCATCCACATTACGGCCGTTAAACGCCGTGAGGACAGAGAACCAGAAGGTCAGAGCAGCGAttcaaacacaagcagcagaggAGACGCACACACAGGAACTTACGAATCCTCGGCCTCGTCCTCTTTCTGCGACGTGACCCTCGTAATCTCGGGGGGCGCGCTCCCCGGTGCCGCTGTAGTCCCGCGGCGGGTAGCGCGGGTGGCCGTAGCCCTCCTCCGGATGCTCCGCCCCCTCCCCCGGGTACTCTTTGCCTCTGAAGGGCGGAGGATACGGGgacggagaggaggaggaggaggaggaggatggagaGCGGTCCCGTTTCTTCTTACCCTTCCTGTGGGGGAAAAAGGAGGCGTCATAAAAAGGCGctttgcttcttcttctcctccacaAACAGTTCTacgtgtttttgtctttttctaatcGGACCTAAAGGTCAGAAGAAGAGACAGAAGCAGCTTCTTTGAGTTGTGAACCTGCGGGAGTTCTGTTCAGAACTCCCGCAGGCTCAGAACTCCCGCAGGCTCAGAACTCCCGCAGGCTCAGAACTCCCGCAGGCTCAGAACTCCCGCAGGTTCTGAACTCCCGCAGGTTCTGAACTCCTGCAGGCTCTGAACTCCCGCAGGCTCAGAACTCCTGCAGGTTCTGAACTCCCGCAGGTTCTGAACTCCCGCAGGTTCTGAACTCCTGCAGGCTCTGAACTCCCGCAGGCTCTGAACTCCCGCAGGCTCAGAACTCCTGCAGGCTCAGCCCGTTCTTCTTCACGGCTTCCGTGCAACAGGCTGAACTGGGCAGCGGGACTGGTGGACCTACTTTGACTTCTTGTGGTGCTTCCCAGATTTCTCAGAGGACCTCTCCCGGCTGGGCCCCCGGGAGCCCCCCGGGCTCTTGCCTCCTTCACGTTTGAAGTCGCGCTCCTTCCCAGCGAACCTCTTACGCCTTTCTATATCCAGGCGGAGGTCCATGACGTCACCTTTGAACTTTTTGGTGGGATCCTGCAGAGAAGCGCAGAGGTTAGGACGGCCGGGCCGGCGGCAGAGCGCCGCACATGAAACATGTCCAGAGTACAGATGTGTTTACAGATGTGTTTACAGATGTGTTTACAGATGCTCACTGCCGTCAGTAGCTACAGAAATATGATCAATAAGCACTAAAGAAGACTATGTGTAGCAGAACTTGTGTGTCTGGGGTGTGTGTGGAAGCATGCATGCAGCTCTTTAACATAAACTGACGCTGACAGTTTTGTGGCTTGATGGTTTTCTTGTCAGGAAAAATACTTACAAGGTAACGGCAATGATAAGCGTCCCTTGAGAGGCTTGGACTCTTGGATCTTAATTCACTTCCTTTAAGCCTTTTGCTCGGGTTCGTACATACCCAATCAATAACCATATCTCATAGGCTGGGGGGGGCTTGCTCGGCACTTACAAAACACATTTGGGCTCTTTTGATTTAGAAATATTGCATCCTTTGAAAGAAAAGCACAAAGCTGAACACTGCCGCTCGGGATTGTCTCAGATTCCAAAATACGTCAAATTTCAAAAGTGCTCGTCACCTTGTAGCTCGTCTCCTCCAAATCCTCAAACAGGTGAGAGTGCCTCTTAAAGGCACTGGGGGAAACATCGATTCTCCTGCGGGACGAGCAGAAGGTCAGCGGGTGAGAAACAGTCGGGGAAGGCGTGTCTGAGGCGGGCGGCGGCTCACCTGTGGATTTCTGGGCTCTTCCTTGGCTTCATCATTTCTGCCTCTGCAGCTTTTCTTTGGTACATGGCAAACCGCTCACTTAGAGTCATGTCTGAGGAGTGGAAGTGATgagctgcaaacacaaacaggcGTTACTCCACACAGCGACTCACACTGCTGTACGGCATCAGCGCGGGGGCGGTAggcagcggcggcggcggcgggggGGCCGCGGTCCGGCGGCCGGCACGCGGGCGGCGTGGACCTCACTCTACCTTTGATGTAGTGCACGATGGAGACGATGTGCTGAGCGAACAGCTCCGACGGGCTGCGCCGCAGCTGCGCCGTCTGAATGTGCTGGAAAATGGAGCGAAACTCGGGGTCTTTCCTGGAGGAGTTGAGCAGGTCGCGAGGCGTGGGCCGATCTTTGGCCAGAGAGGGGCTGAGAGAGCAGAGTGTCGGTGAAGATTAACATTAAAAACACTCCTTTAGCTAACAGTTAAAGGAGTGTTGATGAAGGAAACATTAAAAATGCACATTTAACCGATGAaggaaacatttaaacattaaaAACGCTCCTTTAGCTGAACtaaataatattttattataataataaataataataatattataataatattttattgcgcattaacgcaggttttattattgtaaaagtctgttgaatgcattaCATTCACACAGTAGTAATAACATAAAGATAAaccagcaggtaacatcaccgctacaggtgtcacgctaacggagctaaccggcgctacttcctgttttactggtttcaacataaaaggacgtatttaaaaataaaaaaataaaaataaaaaagttgaattgtcttctcagcgtagtagttccagtctaaaatatcacttaaaggcaaaacacacaactgatagcagcaagtcattcaaggaaacagacagtggagcgaggcttctacataaaaactacagaaagatgctgatgttaaaagtgtgtttgcacaacaaatgttatggcactttcattcatatggcagcacatttaaaataaagctaaatgctaaaagctatacgctacttttggattcatttttggattctgcgtacaaatgcgattaatcatgattaatcagggaaatcatgtgatttgcagagctcttagatccaaggactcaggtcagctggtccagtccagagtccagactaaacatggagaagcagcatttagctgttatgctgcaaacaagtggaacaaactgccagtggagattaaactttcacccaatggagacatttttaaatccaggttaaacacatttctgttctcatgtgtctatgcatgaaatctgcacgctatctttgaacttatctggactgttgcttgtttttaaataaatttaaatgattttatttgtttctttttatattcttttgtgtattttaatgcttcttccactccctgctgcaatgcttttattttatgtgaagcactttgaattgttctgtacatgaaatgtgctacaaataaatttaatttaatttgattaattagattaaacattttaatcgttgcccggccctaaataaaaactaaagttTTTAAACCTAAAGAACTCTTTAAGGATGCCACATGAACAGGGAACACGTACCCGGGGATTTCATCTAAAGAACTGATTTTGAGCTCGAAGTCTTCCCGGGAGGCAGAGAGATGGCGGGCGGCGGGGGACGGCTCGCGGGGGGGGAACGCCCCGGGAAACAGCGGCCGCTCCTTCTCTTTGGAGGTGGAGGGCGGCGACGCGCTCCTCCGggccttctccttctccttcttcttcttggccTTCTCCTCCTTCTTGGAGGAGTGCTTGCGGCTGCGGTACAGCTCCTCCTCCATGTGCTCCTCGGGCTCCTCCTCCTCGGCGTCCCGGCGGCTCTTATCTTTGGCGGACGGGTACATCGTGGAGTAGCCCGGCTCGTCGTCCCACTTCCCGAAAATGTCCCGCGCCGTCAGGTTGTGTTTCACCTCCGCGTCCTCCTCCATCGCCCGCTCCTTCAGCCCCTGAGACTTGAGGAACTCCTCCTCGCCGTCGTCGAAGAAAGGCAGGGCCTTGTCGTCCTTGGGCTCGCAGTACGCCGCAGAGGCGGCGCCGAACAGCTCGGCCGACTTGGGGCCTTTCTCCAGTTCTCGATCGGCTGACGGCCGCTCCTTCTCCCGACCGTTCTCCTTCTCAGCCGCctgctttttgcttttgttctcAGCCAGGAACCTGAAACAGAGAACAGGGTGAGCCCCAAGGAGAACATCGTAAAACCCTCGGCCTTCTGGCACCACCCGGAAGTAAAGGAAACACCAACTGGAGCTggtatggaagcccgtttccgccacttaataaaaaaaaatttagaaatactatctcataattatgagataccaggtcaaaattatgagatagtatctctCATAATTATCTCAAAATGTATGTACAAAATTTTattgaaaagaaaactggacatTTTCGGTACATTTGCACGAAAAggacatttttctttactttgaaaATAACCAAATGGAAAaggattaaattttttttgtacaacttgttttattttttttaggtaaaTTTCATATCCACAAAAGGAAATGGACTGACAGCAAACAaaattttacacttttttttgaaAGAACTATATCAGAACTATATTTCtcctcaaattgattgatttttttcaaaattttatttatttattattattattagttagtagaagtattttttattagaattggtattactattgttgttgttaatatacaatcattgtaagtattaataatttttttgagctacttgactaatttgaatttcccccattgaggGGATGTATAAAGGATttttctattcaattcaattcattattatttatatagcgccaaatacaacaaatgtcatctcaaggcacttagataataaagtccaattcaagccaattggaattcaattaattgaaatcataattattcataaaataatccagaaTAATAcaattctatttctattttattcttcTATATCAATACAGCACCGACATCAATGGTTTAGAAATGCCtaaggctttaaaaacaaactttattgtttttaaataatgtttttCTCTACAGATGTTTCTATATGTttctttgtacatttatacttatatatatatatatatatatatgtattttttttttccttcccctGGCTAAACAGTTTTGTTATGTGTATAATTGTTAATAAAGTTAGGAAGGAAGTGGACGTACTTTTTGAAGGCGGCAGAGATCACCGTCTTGTCTCCGGCTTTGGGCTCTTCCTTTGAGAAGAACCCGAAGCCGCTG
Encoded proteins:
- the thrap3b gene encoding thyroid hormone receptor-associated protein 3b isoform X1 produces the protein MSKAPGSPSRPRSRSRSRSRSYSRSRSRSHSRSRSRKRRYSSRSRSRSRSHSPSYRNYPSRDYQSNRGGFRGYNRGYRRPYHYRGRSRGYYNRGHYQNRGGGYGYKSNWQGGGGGGWHDRHQEQHSPRRGRSRSRTPKKRSGSRSRSRYSERSSSGRSRRSKHSSDSSRSHSRSSSPRHRGSKGRPGSKEVKDKQAAESQVEKPGLAADGSVIEKASGGKWIDYDASPKAASPEPNKEDSPPGPESQGSNMEGGGPLWKTVGSPTPPAKSPTKSGQTASFSGFGFFSKEEPKAGDKTVISAAFKKFLAENKSKKQAAEKENGREKERPSADRELEKGPKSAELFGAASAAYCEPKDDKALPFFDDGEEEFLKSQGLKERAMEEDAEVKHNLTARDIFGKWDDEPGYSTMYPSAKDKSRRDAEEEEPEEHMEEELYRSRKHSSKKEEKAKKKKEKEKARRSASPPSTSKEKERPLFPGAFPPREPSPAARHLSASREDFELKISSLDEIPGPSLAKDRPTPRDLLNSSRKDPEFRSIFQHIQTAQLRRSPSELFAQHIVSIVHYIKAHHFHSSDMTLSERFAMYQRKAAEAEMMKPRKSPEIHRRIDVSPSAFKRHSHLFEDLEETSYKDPTKKFKGDVMDLRLDIERRKRFAGKERDFKREGGKSPGGSRGPSRERSSEKSGKHHKKSKKGKKKRDRSPSSSSSSSSPSPYPPPFRGKEYPGEGAEHPEEGYGHPRYPPRDYSGTGERAPRDYEGHVAERGRGRGFFPRVRGRGWNRGNYPGNSNGNPPNINPAVRPPEEEWDPEYTPKSRKYYLVSPSRWRREHDDRDGEKTWVDSRGRGRGSFPARRGRFMFRRGGSSPKWTHDMFQGGEEGELGDDGLEVEHKEAKSAADVSAPKQ
- the thrap3b gene encoding thyroid hormone receptor-associated protein 3b isoform X3, translating into MSKAPGSPSRPRSRSRSRSRSYSRSRSRSHSRSRSRKRRYSSRSRSRSRSHSPSYRNYPSRDYQSNRGGFRGYNRGYRRPYHYRGRSRGYYNRGHYQNRGGGYGYKSNWQGGGGGGWHDRHQEQHSPRRGRSRSRTPKKRSGSRSRSRYSERSSSGRSRRSKHSSDSSRSHSRSSSPRHRGSKGRPGSKEVKDKQAAESQVEKPGLAADGSVIEKASGGKWIDYDASPKAASPEPNKEDSPPGPESQGSNMEGGGPLWKTVGSPTPPAKSPTKSGQTASFSGFGFFSKEEPKAGDKTVISAAFKKFLAENKSKKQAAEKENGREKERPSADRELEKGPKSAELFGAASAAYCEPKDDKALPFFDDGEEEFLKSQGLKERAMEEDAEVKHNLTARDIFGKWDDEPGYSTMYPSAKDKSRRDAEEEEPEEHMEEELYRSRKHSSKKEEKAKKKKEKEKARRSASPPSTSKEKERPLFPGAFPPREPSPAARHLSASREDFELKISSLDEIPGKDPEFRSIFQHIQTAQLRRSPSELFAQHIVSIVHYIKAHHFHSSDMTLSERFAMYQRKAAEAEMMKPRKSPEIHRRIDVSPSAFKRHSHLFEDLEETSYKDPTKKFKGDVMDLRLDIERRKRFAGKERDFKREGGKSPGGSRGPSRERSSEKSGKHHKKSKKGKKKRDRSPSSSSSSSSPSPYPPPFRGKEYPGEGAEHPEEGYGHPRYPPRDYSGTGERAPRDYEGHVAERGRGRGFFPRVRGRGWNRGNYPGNSNGNPPNINPAVRPPEEEWDPEYTPKSRKYYLVSPSRWRREHDDRDGEKTWVDSRGRGRGSFPARRGRFMFRRGGSSPKWTHDMFQGGEEGELGDDGLEVEHKEAKSAADVSAPKQ
- the thrap3b gene encoding thyroid hormone receptor-associated protein 3b isoform X2 encodes the protein MSKAPGSPSRPRSRSRSRSRSYSRSRSRSHSRSRSRKRRYSSRSRSRSRSHSPSYRNYPSRDYQSNRGGFRGYNRGYRRPYHYRGRSRGYYNRGHYQNRGGGYGYKSNWQGGGGGGWHDRHQEQHSPRRGRSRSRTPKKRSGSRSRSRYSERSSSGRSRRSKHSSDSSRSHSRSSSPRHRGSKGRPGSKEVKDKQAAESQVEKPGLAADGSVIEKASGGKWIDYDASPKAASPEPNKEDSPPGPESQGSNMEGGGPLWKTVGSPTPPAKSPTKSGQTASFSGFGFFSKEEPKAGDKTVISAAFKKFLAENKSKKQAAEKENGREKERPSADRELEKGPKSAELFGAASAAYCEPKDDKALPFFDDGEEEFLKSQGLKERAMEEDAEVKHNLTARDIFGKWDDEPGYSTMYPSAKDKSRRDAEEEEPEEHMEEELYRSRKHSSKKEEKAKKKKEKEKARRSASPPSTSKEKERPLFPGAFPPREPSPAARHLSASREDFELKISSLDEIPGPSLAKDRPTPRDLLNSSRKDPEFRSIFQHIQTAQLRRSPSELFAQHIVSIVHYIKAHHFHSSDMTLSERFAMYQRKAAEAEMMKPRKSPEIHRRIDVSPSAFKRHSHLFEDLEETSYKDPTKKFKGDVMDLRLDIERRKRFAGKERDFKREGGKSPGGSRGPSRERSSEKSGKHHKKSKKGKKKRDRSPSSSSSSSSPSPYPPPFRGKEYPGEGAEHPEEGYGHPRYPPRDYSGTGERAPRDYEGHVAERGRGRGFFPRVRGRGWNRGNYPGNSNGNPPNINPAVRPPEEEWDPEYTPKSRKYYLHDDRDGEKTWVDSRGRGRGSFPARRGRFMFRRGGSSPKWTHDMFQGGEEGELGDDGLEVEHKEAKSAADVSAPKQ